The segment AATGCATTTCTAAAGCTATTTTATTCCAATTTACCCTTTTCTATAGTAATTTTGATAAACATCGACTATGATATATGATATATGAAAATGAGGGAATTATACTCCTTGAAAAATTTCTGTAGCATAAGGGATTGACAACCATTATTATCGTGTTACAATATTTAAGTTTGATGCACACACTCGCACTAATTTGCGGGGTGAATTACATGAACAATTAAAGAGGTGATTGCCGTCATGAAAAGAATAAAAGGACGTATGGATGAAAGCATCCTGGTTTGTGTGTATTACGGTCCAAATGGTGAAAGATTAATTAAACGTGGCCACAAGTTGGCTCAAATCGTCGACTGTCCGTTATATGTGTTAACCGTCGACCCACTTCCATATGATGAGTTCGATGCGGAAAAATCCGGATATGTCGATCGCTGGAAGGAATTATGCGAAGAACTGGATGTGGATGAATTTATTATTCGTGACAATGAAAAGCGATCATCTGTCAAAGCGATCAAAGAAGTAGCGCATAATCACAATATAACGCAAATTGTGATAGGCCAAAGTCCGCAAAACAGATGGGAAGAAATAACAAAAGGCTCATTTGTCAATGTTCTCTTGCGCCAAATGACATTTA is part of the Virgibacillus sp. NKC19-16 genome and harbors:
- a CDS encoding universal stress protein; its protein translation is MKRIKGRMDESILVCVYYGPNGERLIKRGHKLAQIVDCPLYVLTVDPLPYDEFDAEKSGYVDRWKELCEELDVDEFIIRDNEKRSSVKAIKEVAHNHNITQIVIGQSPQNRWEEITKGSFVNVLLRQMTFIDIHIVSTDRTLKSANANDTTYEKGVRGFLRQDDDGYRLSFTRSKNNLYEGIFYKEIGTDFNNGVFKFVNNEGKTCQVHVTEDNVTALMKEPPNIK